A single region of the Thermodesulfatator indicus DSM 15286 genome encodes:
- the queA gene encoding tRNA preQ1(34) S-adenosylmethionine ribosyltransferase-isomerase QueA, producing MSEEKIPPIYDLETYTYELPEELIAQYPSQQREESRLLVIDRGKKEIIHHDKFAEIEKYFREGDLLVANDTRVFPARLYGQKETGGKVEVLLLRLPEKGKPVPALHRGKKIKKGSLIKFEKGLVARVLENLGEGKILISLEGVDDVLGVLYEIGNVPLPPYIKREPKKEDFSRYQTVYAKKLGSVAAPTAGLHFSEELLNRLQEKSVKFITITLHVGYGTFEPVKVRDIRKFQIHEEYVEISPEVAELINTSREEGRRLFAIGTTTMRTLEFAARRTGKIEPISGWCDLYIYPGFEFKAVDHLITNFHLPKSSLLVLVAAFAGLELTKKAYQEAVAKRYRFFSYGDATLIL from the coding sequence ATGAGTGAAGAAAAAATACCTCCTATTTATGATCTTGAAACTTACACTTACGAGCTCCCAGAGGAACTAATTGCTCAATATCCCAGTCAGCAGCGTGAAGAGAGCCGTTTACTGGTGATCGATCGCGGAAAAAAAGAAATAATCCACCATGATAAATTTGCTGAAATTGAAAAGTATTTTCGTGAAGGAGATTTGTTAGTAGCTAATGATACCCGGGTATTTCCGGCCAGGCTTTACGGCCAGAAGGAAACCGGAGGGAAGGTAGAAGTTTTACTTTTAAGGTTGCCAGAAAAAGGCAAGCCTGTACCTGCACTGCACCGAGGCAAAAAGATAAAAAAGGGCTCGCTAATTAAGTTTGAAAAGGGCTTAGTGGCAAGAGTTCTTGAAAATCTTGGCGAAGGTAAAATTTTAATAAGCCTTGAGGGAGTAGATGATGTCTTAGGTGTCCTTTACGAGATAGGTAATGTGCCGCTTCCTCCATACATAAAAAGAGAGCCCAAAAAAGAAGATTTTTCTCGATACCAAACAGTTTACGCTAAAAAGCTTGGTTCTGTAGCGGCACCTACCGCAGGTCTTCACTTTTCTGAAGAGCTACTAAATCGTTTGCAAGAAAAAAGTGTTAAGTTTATCACTATTACACTACATGTAGGCTACGGAACCTTTGAGCCTGTTAAAGTAAGAGACATAAGAAAGTTTCAGATTCACGAGGAATATGTGGAAATTAGTCCTGAGGTAGCGGAACTTATAAATACTTCGCGTGAAGAAGGCCGACGCCTTTTTGCTATTGGCACTACTACTATGAGGACCTTAGAATTTGCCGCTCGTCGAACAGGTAAAATAGAACCTATATCTGGGTGGTGTGATTTATATATTTATCCTGGTTTTGAATTTAAAGCCGTGGATCATCTCATAACCAACTTTCATCTGCCAAAATCTAGTCTTTTGGTTTTGGTGGCAGCCTTTGCTGGTCTTGAGCTGACTAAAAAGGCTTACCAAGAAGCTGTGGCCAAACGATACCGCTTTTTTTCTTATGGTGATGCCACGTTAATTTTATAA